A genomic window from Triticum urartu cultivar G1812 chromosome 7, Tu2.1, whole genome shotgun sequence includes:
- the LOC125518230 gene encoding uncharacterized protein LOC125518230: protein MESDQQRTFCKVFKNAMFPNGYASDIRRNVHVKEKKITRLKSHDNHVLLQDLLPLAVRRTLPERVIRISDMQRLQDEIAETLSLLEDIFLPSFFDIMVHLMVHLPAQAMIAGPVHFRSMWAVERYIGKLKGHVHTRSHVEGSIAEGYLFDESLTFCSHYLDDESQLNRARNDGGLDMEVDDTTPFFHNIGRGLAGKCMVMLDNKTWLQAHRYVLFNYDNIEPYLDKHMDYLSSIGVRSHREVKCVHYETFHEWFKLHVAEMGDEAPHEIKILAKEPNLVAMKYSSYTINGTDFHTQSYDEGRSFHGSGVALVAQTTSFAKGKGDNISVRNKTYYGIIKEILELNYQHEGKVVLFKCDWVDNRVEDEWVQTDQFGITSVNFKHFFNTGENISDEPFILATQATQVYYVEDPIDAEWSTVVVPSLYDIEESKDDNGGKMASANGRAKDGGVTEEQLKAVEYELPRSKTIEENDKRLAAVRATRASMQEDMEANQAPKKKRKAPSSAPISANEGRVLRSRVSKDQDHVDPEHQPSKEITCELDDEGSQKKGGRKITRKANIYARLNQPKIHIPLNGNGQPVGPDATEFANFIGTLVRKHISPAELDWRDVDVDKKLLVWETLKV, encoded by the exons ATGGAATCTGATCAGCAGAGGACATTTTGCAAAGTATTTAAAAATGCCATGTTTCCTAATGGTTATGCATCTGATATACGCCGTAATGTGCATGTTAAGGAGAAAAAGATAACTAGGCTAAAGAGCCATGACAACCATGTCCTTTTGCAAGACTTGCTGCCACTTGCAGTGAGAAGAACATTACCAGAAAGA GTTATTCGCATAAGTGACATGCAAAGGTTGCAGGATGAAATAGCTGAGACCTTGAGCCTTCTTGAGGACATATTCCTCCCATCATTTTTTGATATTATGGTGCATTTGATGGTTCATCTTCCAGCACAAGCAATGATAGCTGGTCCAGTACATTTTCGCAGCATGTGGGCTGTAGAGAGGTATATAGGAAAGCTCAAGGGACATGTCCACACCAGAAGTCATGTGGAAGGATCAATTGCAGAGGGCTATTTGTTTGATGAGAGCTTGACATTTTGCTCACACTATTTGGATGATGAGAGTCAGTTGAATCGAGCTAGGAATGATGGAGGTTTGGATATGGAAGTTGATGATACAACTCCTTTCTTCCACAACATTGGTCGAGGGCTGGCTGGCAAGTGCATGGTGATGTTAGATAACAAAACTTGGCTGCAAGCCCACAGATACGTCTTGTTCAATTATGACAACATAGAACCATACCTAGA CAAACATATGGATTACCTTTCTTCTATTGGTGTTCGAAGTCATCGAGAAGTCAAGTGTGTGCATTACGAGACCTTTCATGAGTGGTTTAAATTGCAC GTGGCAGAAATGGGCGATGAAGCACCTCATGAGATAAAAATATTAGCTAAAGAGCCAAACTTGGTTGCTATGAAGTATAGTAGCTACACTATAAATGGGACAGACTTTCATACACAATCATATGATGAGGGCCGGTCATTCCATGGTAGTGGAGTAGCTCTTGTTGCACAAACCACATCCTTTGCAAAAGGAAAAGGTGACAATATTAGTGTAAGAAACAAGACCTATTATGGCATTATAAAGGAAATTCTTGAGTTGAATTATCAACATGAAGGGAAAGTAGTGTTGTTCAAATGTGACTGGGTTGATAATCGTGTAGAAGATGAATGGGTGCAAACTGATCAGTTTGGAATCACTTCTGTGAATTTCAAGCATTTTTTCAATACCGGTGAGAATATATCAGACGAGCCCTTCATATTAGCCACACAAGCAACTCAAGTTTACTATGTTGAAGATCCCATTGATGCTGAGTGGTCTACTGTTGTTGTTCCATCATTATATGACATAGAAGAATCTAAAGATGACAATG GAGGAAAAATGGCAAGCGCAAACGGAAGAGCTAAAGATGGTGGGGTCACGGAGGAACAACTGAAAGCGGTAGAGTATGAACTACCGAGAAGCAAGACCATTGAAGAGAATGATAAACGGCTAGCAGCGGTACGAGCAACAAGAGCTTCTATGCAGGAAGATATGGAAGCGAACCAAGCCcccaaaaagaaaagaaag GCACCCTCCAGCGCACCTATAAGCGCGAATGAAGGACGTGTTTTGAGGTCTAGGGTATCAAAAGATCAAGATCATGTAGATCCTGAGCATCAGCCTTCCAAAG AGATTACTTGTGAGCTTGATGATGAAGGTAGTCAAAAGAAAGGTGGAAGAAAAATTACTCGAAAGGCTAACATATATGCAAGGCTGAATCAACCCAAAATCCATATTCCACTTAATGGGAATGGCCAGCCTGTTGGGCCAGATGCAACTGAATTTGCCAATTTCATTGGTACTTTGGTGAGGAAGCATATATCACCTGCAGAGTTAGATTGGCGAGATGTTGATGTAGACAAAAAATTGTTAGTGTGGGAGACCTTGAAGGTATAA